The Dehalogenimonas sp. 4OHTPN genome window below encodes:
- the rsmG gene encoding 16S rRNA (guanine(527)-N(7))-methyltransferase RsmG: protein MNLSILKQGASRFGIELTEGQLEQFERYFQLLTEWNSRINLTSVIEYEAVQSIHFLDSLSIAAAGISLKGRRVIDVGTGAGFPGIPLKIAFPEIELTLLEATGKKAVFLTETAAQLQLENVAIINARAEDAACQTEHRERYNLVVARALAPLNVLYELCLPFCALNGRFLAWKKGVITAEIDAAGPALRILGGDSCQIVEIDAQILGGERKLVVVGKSSPTPPEYPRRSGLPAKKPLC, encoded by the coding sequence ATGAATCTGTCCATTCTCAAACAGGGCGCTTCCAGGTTTGGCATCGAACTGACAGAAGGCCAATTGGAGCAATTCGAAAGATATTTTCAACTGCTGACGGAATGGAACAGCCGGATCAACCTCACCAGCGTGATCGAATATGAAGCCGTCCAATCAATTCATTTTTTAGATTCCCTTTCGATTGCGGCGGCAGGCATCAGCCTTAAAGGTCGGCGGGTCATCGATGTCGGCACCGGGGCAGGTTTCCCGGGCATTCCGCTGAAGATTGCCTTCCCGGAAATTGAACTAACACTGCTCGAGGCGACCGGGAAGAAAGCTGTTTTCCTGACGGAGACCGCCGCGCAGCTTCAACTCGAGAACGTCGCGATAATAAACGCCCGGGCTGAGGACGCCGCCTGTCAGACCGAACATCGCGAGCGCTATAACCTGGTAGTCGCCAGAGCGCTGGCTCCTTTGAATGTACTCTACGAGTTATGCCTGCCGTTTTGCGCCCTGAACGGCCGCTTTTTAGCCTGGAAGAAGGGGGTTATCACCGCGGAAATTGATGCCGCCGGCCCGGCTCTTCGTATATTAGGGGGTGATTCGTGCCAGATTGTCGAAATCGATGCACAAATTCTGGGCGGAGAACGTAAACTGGTTGTTGTGGGAAAATCATCGCCCACGCCTCCTGAATATCCCCGCCGCAGCGGTTTGCCTGCGAAGAAGCCTTTATGCTGA